GCTGGCGACATGCTCAAGGCCCTGGCCTGGACGCTCAATCAGGTGGACGGCTCCTTTGCCCTGGCCATCGTCCGGCTGGAAGAACCGGGCGTCATCTACGGTGCGCGCCGGCATTCGCCACTGGTGCTCGGCGTGGGCGAGGGCGAAAACTTCATCGCCTCGGACATCCCGGCCTTCCTGCCCTACACCCGCAATGTGGTCTTCCTGGACAGCGACGAGATTGTCCGCATCGACGCCAACTCCTGGGGCGTCTGGGAGGCGGCCACCCTGGCGCCGGTGCACAAAACGCCCCAGCGCATTTCCTGGGATGTGCAGGCAGCCCAGAAAGGCGGCTACAAGCATTTCATGCTCAAGGAGATCTTCGAGCAGCCCCGCGTGGTGGCGGACTGCCTGGCCGGCCGCCTGGACGCGACGCACCAGCGCGTCTGTCTGGAAGAACTGGCCGGCATGCCCGTGCCCAAGCGGCTGCACGTCCTGGCCTGCGGCACCTCGTATCATGCCGGCCTGTGGGGCATGCACCTGTTCGAGGACTGGGCGCGCATTCCCGTCTCCGTGGAAATCGCCTCGGAATTCCGCTACCGCAACGTCCTGCTGGACGAGGACGACGCCGTGCTGATCATCAGCCAGTCCGGGGAGACGGCGGATTCCCTGGCCTGCCTGCAACTGGTCAAGTCCATGGGCGTGCCGGTCATCGGGCTGTGCAACGTGGTGGGCTCGTCCATCGCCCGGGAATCTGATCGCGTCGTCTACACCCAGGCCGGACCGGAAATCAGCGTGGCCTCCACCAAAGCCATGTGCAGCCAGCTGACCCTGCTCACCCTCATGGCCCTGCACTGGGGACAGGAAAAAGGCACCCTGCGGGAGGCGGATCGCATCGCCTGCATCGAGGCCCTCAGGCAACTGCCCGCTCTGCTGGACGACCACCTGCCCGCCATGCGCGAAAA
This sequence is a window from Megalodesulfovibrio gigas DSM 1382 = ATCC 19364. Protein-coding genes within it:
- the glmS gene encoding glutamine--fructose-6-phosphate transaminase (isomerizing), whose translation is MCGIIGYSGHRVAVPLIMEGLRRLEYRGYDSAGVAYIMDDRLHVVRAPGKLIELDTKLASMNVGGAVSGIGHTRWATHGLPNEKNAHPHRDAAGHLALAHNGIVENFQTLRCMLQGEGASFVSDTDTESLAHLLAKGLQEHAGDMLKALAWTLNQVDGSFALAIVRLEEPGVIYGARRHSPLVLGVGEGENFIASDIPAFLPYTRNVVFLDSDEIVRIDANSWGVWEAATLAPVHKTPQRISWDVQAAQKGGYKHFMLKEIFEQPRVVADCLAGRLDATHQRVCLEELAGMPVPKRLHVLACGTSYHAGLWGMHLFEDWARIPVSVEIASEFRYRNVLLDEDDAVLIISQSGETADSLACLQLVKSMGVPVIGLCNVVGSSIARESDRVVYTQAGPEISVASTKAMCSQLTLLTLMALHWGQEKGTLREADRIACIEALRQLPALLDDHLPAMREKARELSRLYADARSFLFLGRGHCCPLALEGALKLKEISYIHAEGYAAGEMKHGPIALIDPHFPTFALALDDALFPKVKSNLQEVQARNGEIIALTNEGMDLQVEHPWIIPRVWGPLGAFMALPALQLFAYETADYLGKDVDQPRNLAKSVTVE